A stretch of the Azorhizobium caulinodans ORS 571 genome encodes the following:
- a CDS encoding ABC transporter substrate-binding protein — translation MNWFKTEVSGPRRKALKTLTMASVLALGLSSLAPAAHAAGTTIRAVMHSGLRVLDPIITTAHITRNHGYMIYDTLLSMDANYKPQPQMAEYKVSDDGLTYTLTLRDGLLWHDGTPVTAEDCVASLKRWAQRDTGGQMLMDYAESLTAADAKTIVLKLKKPFGPTLEMLAKPSSVVPFMMPKRIAETPASESITDQIGSGPFKFVKAEFQPGVKVVYEKFDKYVPRKEPPSWTAGGKVAYVDRVEWVNMPDAQTALNAINNGEIDYMEAPPVDLLPLAEANPDIKKFRWTPLNTQTMGQMNVLYPPFDNVKIRRAAMLALGQNDVLAALIGNPEYFAACPSMYGCGVPLSTDAGAPKTFATGDIKAAQALLKEAGYDGTPVVILQPTDVITVAPQPVVAAQALRNAGFKVTLQPMDWQTLVTRRASQAPLAEGGWSLFFTNWIGAEVWTPLVNPMLNTRGKKGGFFGWLDDPEIIKMREEFAAAKTLDEQKAVATKIQQRAYDDAAYVPLGSYYIPALYRTSLSGLIQGPAPLFWNIKKAN, via the coding sequence ATGAATTGGTTCAAGACCGAGGTGTCCGGCCCGCGGCGCAAGGCCCTGAAGACGCTCACCATGGCGTCCGTGCTTGCCCTTGGCCTGTCCTCCCTCGCCCCCGCCGCCCACGCGGCCGGCACCACCATCCGGGCGGTGATGCACTCGGGCCTGCGCGTGCTGGACCCGATCATCACCACCGCGCACATCACGCGCAATCACGGCTACATGATCTATGACACGCTGCTGTCCATGGATGCCAATTACAAACCGCAGCCGCAGATGGCGGAGTACAAGGTCTCCGACGACGGGCTGACCTACACGCTCACCCTGCGCGACGGCCTGCTGTGGCACGATGGCACGCCGGTCACCGCCGAAGACTGCGTCGCCTCCCTGAAGCGCTGGGCGCAGCGCGATACCGGCGGCCAGATGCTCATGGACTACGCCGAGAGCCTCACCGCCGCCGATGCCAAGACCATTGTTCTGAAGCTCAAGAAGCCCTTCGGCCCGACGCTCGAGATGCTGGCCAAGCCCTCGTCGGTCGTGCCCTTCATGATGCCGAAGCGCATCGCGGAGACGCCCGCCAGCGAGAGCATCACCGACCAGATCGGCTCCGGCCCCTTCAAGTTCGTGAAGGCGGAGTTCCAGCCCGGCGTGAAGGTGGTCTACGAGAAGTTCGACAAATACGTGCCCCGCAAGGAGCCCCCGAGCTGGACCGCCGGCGGCAAGGTCGCCTACGTGGACCGCGTGGAATGGGTGAACATGCCCGACGCGCAGACGGCGCTGAACGCCATCAACAATGGCGAGATCGATTATATGGAGGCCCCGCCGGTGGACCTCCTGCCGCTGGCCGAAGCCAATCCGGACATCAAGAAGTTCCGCTGGACGCCCCTCAACACCCAGACCATGGGGCAGATGAACGTCCTTTATCCGCCCTTCGACAATGTGAAGATCCGCCGCGCCGCCATGCTGGCGCTCGGGCAGAACGACGTGCTCGCCGCCCTCATCGGCAATCCCGAATATTTCGCGGCCTGCCCGTCCATGTATGGCTGCGGCGTCCCGCTCTCCACGGATGCCGGCGCGCCCAAGACCTTCGCCACGGGCGACATCAAGGCCGCGCAGGCGCTGCTGAAGGAGGCGGGCTATGACGGCACCCCCGTCGTCATCCTCCAGCCCACCGACGTCATCACGGTCGCTCCCCAGCCGGTGGTGGCGGCTCAGGCCCTGCGCAATGCTGGCTTCAAGGTCACGCTCCAGCCCATGGACTGGCAGACCCTGGTGACCCGACGCGCCAGCCAGGCCCCGCTGGCCGAAGGCGGATGGAGCCTGTTCTTCACCAACTGGATCGGCGCCGAAGTCTGGACGCCCCTCGTCAACCCCATGCTCAACACGCGTGGCAAGAAGGGCGGCTTCTTCGGCTGGCTGGACGATCCGGAAATCATCAAGATGCGCGAGGAGTTCGCCGCGGCCAAGACGCTCGACGAGCAGAAGGCGGTCGCCACAAAGATCCAGCAGCGCGCCTATGACGACGCGGCCTACGTGCCGCTCGGCAGCTACTACATTCCGGCCCTTTACCGCACCTCGCTTTCCGGGCTGATCCAGGGACCGGCGCCGCTGTTCTGGAACATCAAGAAAGCCAACTGA
- a CDS encoding sulfite exporter TauE/SafE family protein has product MPASLLTDGLTLFSGTLVGLVLGLIGGGGSVLAVPLLVYLVGVPSPHLAIGTSAVAVAVSAAANLAGHARAGHVKWPCAIVFTFAGVLGATFGSTLGKAMDGQKLLLLFGALMIAIALAMFRRTGTGEDPAVRLSSTSAPVLLPRLIGMGVAVGTLSGFFGIGGGFLVVPGLLAATRMPLIFAIGSSLVAVTAFGVTTAVNYAVSGFIDWRMVAVFIGGGVIGGLLGQRLARHLAGRKGRLSRLFALIVAMVGIYVVVRGVMTLA; this is encoded by the coding sequence GTGCCCGCCTCCCTCCTCACCGATGGCCTGACGCTCTTTTCGGGGACCCTCGTCGGGCTGGTTCTCGGCCTCATCGGGGGCGGCGGCTCCGTGCTGGCAGTCCCCCTTCTGGTCTATCTGGTCGGCGTCCCCTCACCCCACCTCGCCATCGGGACGAGCGCGGTGGCGGTAGCCGTCAGTGCGGCTGCGAATCTTGCCGGGCACGCACGGGCGGGGCACGTGAAATGGCCATGTGCCATTGTCTTCACGTTCGCTGGCGTTCTCGGCGCGACCTTCGGCTCCACGCTCGGCAAGGCGATGGATGGACAGAAACTTCTTCTGCTGTTCGGCGCCCTGATGATCGCCATTGCACTGGCCATGTTCCGCCGTACCGGCACCGGTGAAGATCCTGCCGTGCGGCTATCGAGCACGTCTGCGCCCGTGCTGTTGCCCCGCCTGATCGGCATGGGTGTCGCGGTCGGGACGCTCTCGGGTTTCTTCGGCATCGGTGGCGGCTTCCTCGTGGTGCCCGGCCTTTTGGCAGCGACGCGCATGCCGCTCATCTTCGCCATCGGCTCTTCACTGGTGGCCGTCACCGCCTTCGGCGTGACGACGGCGGTGAACTACGCAGTTTCAGGCTTCATCGACTGGCGCATGGTGGCTGTGTTCATCGGCGGAGGCGTCATCGGCGGTCTCCTTGGCCAGCGGCTGGCGCGCCATCTTGCGGGGCGCAAGGGGCGGTTGTCGCGGTTGTTCGCCCTGATCGTCGCGATGGTCGGCATCTATGTGGTCGTGCGCGGCGTGATGACGCTGGCGTAA
- a CDS encoding MBL fold metallo-hydrolase, translated as MLPIPHAVDLSVKPEVTAFFDAPTNTVSYVVKDPQSNACAVIDSVMDIDYAAGRIAFQSADAIIAFIQDHGLRLEWLIETHAHADHLSAAPYIQRTLGGQMGIGENITIVQETFGKIFNEGTEFQRDGSQFDRLFKDGDTYRIGSMTAFAMHTPGHTPACMTHVIGNAAFVGDTLFMPDGGTARADFPGGDAHVLYRSIKRVLALPPETRLFMCHDYGPNGRDIRWETTVADERAHNIHVRDGVSEEEFVAMRTARDATLDMPRLIIPSIQVNIRAGELPPPDETGKRFLKVPINGL; from the coding sequence ATGCTCCCGATCCCGCACGCCGTTGACCTGTCCGTCAAACCGGAGGTGACCGCCTTCTTCGACGCGCCCACCAACACCGTGAGCTATGTGGTGAAGGACCCGCAGTCGAACGCCTGTGCCGTCATCGACAGCGTCATGGACATCGATTACGCGGCCGGCCGCATCGCCTTCCAGTCCGCAGACGCGATCATCGCGTTCATCCAGGACCACGGACTCCGGCTGGAATGGCTCATCGAGACCCACGCGCATGCCGATCATCTTTCCGCCGCGCCTTATATCCAGCGGACCCTCGGCGGACAGATGGGTATCGGTGAAAACATCACCATCGTTCAGGAGACCTTCGGCAAGATCTTCAACGAAGGCACGGAATTCCAGCGCGACGGCAGCCAGTTCGACCGGCTGTTCAAGGACGGCGATACCTACCGGATCGGTAGCATGACGGCCTTCGCCATGCACACGCCCGGCCATACGCCCGCCTGCATGACCCACGTGATCGGCAATGCCGCCTTTGTCGGCGACACGCTGTTCATGCCTGACGGCGGCACGGCGCGGGCCGACTTTCCGGGCGGCGACGCGCACGTGCTCTACCGTTCGATCAAGCGCGTTTTGGCCCTGCCGCCCGAGACCCGCCTGTTCATGTGTCACGACTACGGCCCGAACGGCCGCGACATCCGCTGGGAGACCACGGTGGCCGATGAACGGGCGCACAACATTCACGTGCGCGACGGGGTGAGCGAAGAGGAGTTCGTCGCCATGCGCACAGCCCGCGACGCGACCCTCGACATGCCGCGCCTCATCATTCCCTCCATCCAGGTAAACATCCGTGCTGGCGAACTACCGCCGCCCGACGAGACGGGAAAGCGGTTCCTCAAGGTGCCGATCAACGGCCTGTGA
- a CDS encoding YeeE/YedE family protein: MALLLPPLSGLLFGLGLVVSGMADPAKVLNFLDVAGTWDPSLAFVMGGAVIVATIGFRLALRQPHPWVAPRFHMPTARQIDARVIVGPAIFGIGWGLSGICPGPALTSLTLGAPGVLVFVPAMFAGMALARWLAGRSHPSTAQGTDALKTRP, translated from the coding sequence ATGGCCCTGCTCCTCCCCCCACTGTCGGGCCTCCTCTTCGGCCTCGGCCTTGTGGTCTCGGGTATGGCCGATCCGGCGAAGGTGCTCAATTTCCTCGACGTCGCCGGGACATGGGACCCGAGCCTTGCCTTCGTCATGGGCGGCGCTGTCATCGTCGCCACCATCGGCTTCCGGCTGGCTCTCCGTCAGCCCCACCCCTGGGTGGCGCCGCGTTTCCATATGCCCACGGCGCGGCAGATCGATGCCCGCGTCATTGTCGGTCCGGCCATCTTCGGCATCGGCTGGGGACTGTCAGGCATCTGCCCCGGCCCCGCGCTCACCAGTCTCACACTGGGGGCGCCGGGTGTTCTCGTCTTCGTGCCCGCCATGTTCGCCGGCATGGCCCTCGCCCGCTGGCTCGCCGGGCGGAGCCATCCCTCCACGGCCCAGGGCACCGATGCCCTGAAGACCCGCCCCTGA
- a CDS encoding YeeE/YedE family protein: MTTTFTPWTSLAGGALIGLAAVLLMAASGRIAGISGIASRLLPPYEDDGLDWRLAFIAGLVAAPVAMILVTGRPIAQTVSGNLLLMAGAGLLVGFGSVWGHGCTSGHGVCGLSRFSLRSLVATLTFMATAGLTVFLVRHGFGG, encoded by the coding sequence ATGACCACCACCTTCACCCCATGGACCTCTCTGGCGGGTGGCGCCCTCATCGGGCTCGCAGCCGTGCTGCTCATGGCAGCGTCAGGGCGCATCGCCGGCATCAGCGGCATCGCCTCCCGCCTCCTGCCACCTTATGAGGACGACGGCCTCGACTGGCGCCTCGCCTTCATCGCGGGCCTCGTGGCCGCGCCGGTGGCCATGATCCTCGTGACCGGCCGCCCCATCGCGCAAACGGTCTCGGGCAACCTGCTGCTCATGGCGGGGGCAGGGCTCCTCGTGGGCTTCGGCTCCGTCTGGGGCCATGGCTGCACCAGCGGCCACGGCGTATGCGGACTTTCCCGCTTCTCGCTGCGCTCCCTGGTCGCGACCCTCACCTTCATGGCGACGGCCGGACTGACGGTGTTCCTCGTCCGCCACGGTTTCGGAGGCTGA
- a CDS encoding YgaP family membrane protein, whose product MVNVGSLDRAIRVAVGIALLILPFIPAASLASLGPWLWVAAAAGLVLIATGILGFCPAYMLVGLRTCPLAQPKK is encoded by the coding sequence ATGGTCAACGTCGGTTCCCTGGATCGTGCCATCCGCGTGGCAGTCGGCATCGCACTCCTCATCCTCCCGTTCATTCCCGCAGCGTCGCTGGCGAGCCTCGGACCTTGGCTCTGGGTGGCCGCGGCAGCGGGCCTCGTCCTCATCGCGACCGGCATTCTCGGCTTCTGCCCGGCCTATATGCTGGTCGGCCTGCGCACCTGCCCGCTGGCGCAGCCGAAGAAGTGA
- a CDS encoding ArsR/SmtB family transcription factor translates to MSTSKNAAPSTPGVVALEAKAEEVAALLSSMANAKRLLVLCQLVEGERSVGDLAEVVGLSQSALSQHLAKMRLQGLVETRREAQTVYYRLASGEVRQLLETLHGIFCGDLAPA, encoded by the coding sequence ATGTCAACGAGCAAAAATGCCGCGCCGTCGACCCCGGGCGTCGTGGCGCTGGAAGCCAAAGCGGAGGAAGTGGCGGCGCTGCTGTCCTCCATGGCCAATGCCAAGCGTCTGCTGGTGCTGTGCCAGCTTGTGGAGGGCGAGCGTTCGGTGGGCGACCTTGCCGAGGTGGTGGGTCTCAGCCAGTCCGCGCTCTCGCAGCATCTCGCGAAGATGCGCCTGCAAGGGCTCGTGGAGACCCGGCGGGAAGCACAGACGGTCTATTACCGGCTGGCCAGCGGCGAGGTGCGGCAACTCCTCGAAACGCTCCATGGCATTTTTTGCGGCGACCTTGCGCCCGCTTGA
- a CDS encoding MFS transporter, which yields MKRRTDEDFRPVGDGYDTKDTVRRVKAILVGSTGNLIEWYDVYVFAAFQLYFAPSFFADQSPARQQIFASIVFALGFLARPFGSLLFGAIADRYGRRISLTASVLLMCFGSLIIACTPSATQIGIAAPILLTVARLLQGLSQGGEYGASATYLSEMSHPNRRGFYSGVWYVTLIGGQLMAVFTLLIMQKLFLSEDQIRAWGWRIPFFIGAALAVYSFTMRRDMPETDLFNKAKSVAKERAPLADLMRHWKSLLLVVGVTIGGTSAFYTYTTYMQKFLKQSVGLTADQTTMVTVGTLIVALIMQPLYGSISDKIGRKPLLIYFGVMGTLFTYPLLNTIQTTKDPWMAFLLICGGWAIVSGYTSITAIIKAELFPTSVRAMGVGFPYAVTVAVFGGTVDSVAQIFKFELHWEQGFYWYATACIFVSLLVYIGLKDTKKTSRMDEAH from the coding sequence ATGAAACGTCGTACCGATGAAGACTTCCGCCCCGTCGGGGATGGGTATGACACCAAGGACACGGTGCGCCGTGTCAAGGCGATCCTGGTCGGATCGACCGGCAACCTGATCGAGTGGTACGACGTCTACGTCTTCGCCGCTTTCCAGCTTTACTTTGCTCCGTCCTTCTTTGCTGACCAGTCTCCGGCCCGTCAGCAGATCTTTGCTTCCATCGTCTTCGCGCTCGGCTTCCTTGCGCGCCCGTTCGGCAGCCTCCTGTTCGGCGCCATCGCGGACCGCTACGGCCGCCGGATCTCGCTCACCGCGTCCGTGCTGCTGATGTGCTTCGGCTCGCTCATCATCGCCTGCACCCCCTCTGCGACCCAGATCGGCATCGCCGCGCCCATCCTGCTCACGGTCGCCCGCCTCCTGCAGGGCCTGAGCCAGGGCGGCGAATACGGCGCCAGCGCCACCTATCTCTCGGAGATGTCGCACCCCAACCGCCGCGGCTTCTATTCCGGCGTCTGGTACGTGACGCTGATCGGCGGCCAGCTGATGGCGGTGTTCACCCTGCTCATCATGCAGAAGCTGTTCCTCTCGGAGGACCAGATCCGGGCCTGGGGCTGGCGCATTCCCTTCTTCATCGGCGCGGCGCTGGCGGTTTATTCCTTCACCATGCGGCGGGACATGCCGGAGACCGACCTGTTCAATAAGGCGAAGTCGGTCGCCAAGGAGCGCGCCCCCCTCGCCGATCTCATGCGGCACTGGAAGTCGCTGCTGCTCGTGGTGGGCGTGACCATCGGCGGCACCTCCGCCTTCTACACCTACACCACCTACATGCAGAAGTTCCTGAAGCAGTCGGTGGGCCTCACGGCGGACCAGACCACCATGGTCACGGTCGGCACGCTCATCGTCGCTTTGATCATGCAGCCCCTCTACGGCTCGATCTCCGACAAGATCGGCCGCAAGCCGCTTCTGATCTACTTCGGCGTGATGGGTACGCTGTTCACCTATCCGCTGCTGAACACCATCCAGACCACCAAGGACCCTTGGATGGCCTTCCTGCTGATCTGCGGCGGCTGGGCCATCGTCAGCGGCTATACGTCCATCACGGCCATCATCAAGGCGGAGCTGTTCCCCACCTCCGTGCGTGCCATGGGCGTGGGCTTCCCCTATGCCGTCACGGTCGCCGTGTTCGGCGGCACCGTGGACAGCGTGGCCCAGATCTTCAAGTTCGAGCTCCATTGGGAGCAGGGCTTCTACTGGTACGCCACCGCCTGCATCTTCGTGTCGCTGCTGGTCTATATCGGCCTCAAGGACACCAAGAAGACCTCGCGGATGGACGAGGCCCACTGA
- a CDS encoding NAD(P)H-dependent flavin oxidoreductase — translation MSQAWPNRRILDLFRIDLPLLLAPMAGSGTPKLAIAVGAAGGLAALPAAQYTPEQLDAAIAEMREALPGRPLNLNFFAHTPPVPDAAREANWRARLAPYFAEAGIDPATVPSGGGRAPFDEKFCVLVEARRPEVVSFHFGLPEPSLLARVKATGAKVISSATTVAEAKWLEEKGCDAIIAMGLEAGGHRGAFLDLDMTRQVGTFALVPQVRDAVSVPVIAAGGISDGRGVAAAFALGADAVQVGTAFLFSPEAGVAPLHRAALERAEDNTTALTNLFTGRPARGVMNRIMREIGPLSPDAPAFPLAGAALAPLKARAEADGRDDFTNLWSGQAARLAPRLPAGELALKLVADARALLGA, via the coding sequence ATGTCCCAAGCCTGGCCGAACCGCCGCATCCTTGACCTCTTCCGCATCGATCTACCCCTGCTGCTGGCGCCCATGGCAGGTTCCGGAACACCGAAGCTCGCCATCGCCGTCGGCGCGGCCGGAGGTCTGGCCGCCCTCCCCGCCGCGCAATACACGCCCGAGCAGCTTGATGCCGCCATCGCTGAAATGCGGGAGGCACTGCCCGGCCGACCGCTCAATCTGAATTTCTTCGCCCATACGCCGCCGGTGCCGGATGCCGCGCGCGAGGCGAACTGGCGCGCTCGACTTGCTCCCTATTTCGCCGAGGCCGGCATCGATCCGGCCACGGTGCCCTCCGGCGGCGGCCGGGCGCCCTTCGACGAGAAGTTCTGTGTGCTCGTCGAAGCCCGCCGACCGGAGGTGGTGAGCTTCCACTTCGGCCTGCCGGAACCCTCTCTGCTGGCGCGCGTGAAAGCCACGGGAGCCAAGGTGATCTCGTCGGCGACCACGGTTGCCGAGGCGAAATGGCTGGAAGAAAAGGGCTGCGATGCCATCATCGCCATGGGGCTTGAGGCCGGTGGGCATCGCGGCGCCTTCCTCGATCTCGACATGACGCGGCAGGTGGGCACTTTCGCACTGGTGCCTCAGGTGCGCGATGCCGTCTCCGTGCCGGTAATTGCCGCGGGCGGCATTTCGGACGGCCGCGGCGTCGCCGCTGCCTTTGCGCTCGGCGCGGATGCGGTTCAGGTGGGGACGGCCTTCCTGTTTTCGCCAGAAGCAGGCGTGGCACCGCTCCACCGCGCCGCGCTGGAGCGCGCGGAGGACAACACAACGGCGCTCACCAACCTCTTCACCGGTCGGCCGGCACGCGGGGTCATGAACCGCATCATGCGCGAGATCGGCCCGCTCTCGCCCGATGCCCCCGCCTTTCCGCTTGCGGGCGCTGCGCTGGCGCCACTCAAAGCCCGCGCCGAGGCCGACGGGCGAGACGATTTCACCAATCTCTGGTCGGGCCAGGCCGCCCGGCTCGCGCCTCGTCTTCCGGCCGGCGAACTGGCGCTGAAGCTCGTGGCGGACGCCCGCGCCCTGCTCGGCGCCTGA
- a CDS encoding FAD/NAD(P)-binding protein, producing the protein MRIAIVGAGFSGTSLTIELLRRGPVGVEVLLLERSGLFGPGLAYSSGDPNHLLNVRASNMSALADDPGHFVRWLQAHAANQGLGATVPASGHAFAPRGLYGRYLSETLAAVEAQAAPGRTVRRLPLDIRSLEIHAEGVRLHPAGAVPLDVDAAVLAVGNFPPELPVTEGCAACDASLIIRNPWDEAALARIAPDAPVIILGSGLTMVDLVIRLDARGHRGPIRVVSRRGLIPQQHRETAPWPSFIDPEAPPQTVAALMRRVRSEVERAEASGAGWRDVIDALRPATQAIWQGFDAVERRRFLRHVRPWWDIHRHRMSPEIAARIAHHLASGRLVVEAARGVRLDARDAGLALGVRPRGSSRLEWREATYLINCSGPQSDYRRVQDPLVASLLREGVARPDPLGQGLDVTPHNAIVAADGTAHSCLFGIGPVSKGQFWEIVAVPDIRRQTAALADTLADRIA; encoded by the coding sequence ATGCGCATCGCCATCGTCGGGGCCGGCTTTTCCGGTACTTCGCTGACCATCGAACTGCTCCGGCGAGGTCCGGTTGGAGTCGAAGTCCTGCTGCTGGAGCGCAGCGGGCTGTTCGGGCCGGGCCTCGCCTACAGTTCGGGCGACCCCAACCACCTGCTGAATGTCCGTGCCTCCAACATGTCGGCGCTGGCTGACGATCCGGGCCATTTCGTGCGCTGGCTCCAGGCACATGCTGCGAATCAGGGCCTCGGAGCCACCGTCCCCGCCTCCGGCCACGCCTTTGCGCCGCGTGGCCTTTACGGGCGTTATCTGAGCGAGACGCTGGCTGCGGTCGAGGCGCAGGCAGCGCCCGGCCGCACTGTCCGGCGCCTGCCGCTCGATATCCGGTCCCTCGAGATCCATGCGGAGGGCGTGCGCCTCCATCCCGCCGGCGCCGTCCCTCTGGATGTGGACGCGGCGGTGCTCGCGGTCGGAAACTTCCCGCCGGAACTGCCGGTCACGGAGGGCTGCGCGGCCTGCGACGCCTCACTGATCATCCGCAATCCCTGGGACGAGGCGGCGCTTGCCCGCATTGCGCCCGATGCGCCAGTCATCATCCTCGGGTCCGGCCTGACGATGGTGGATCTGGTGATCCGGCTCGATGCGCGCGGCCACCGCGGGCCGATCCGTGTCGTCTCCCGGCGCGGCCTCATTCCGCAGCAGCACCGGGAAACGGCGCCCTGGCCGTCCTTCATCGATCCGGAGGCGCCCCCGCAAACCGTGGCAGCCCTCATGCGGCGGGTGCGGTCCGAAGTGGAGCGCGCCGAGGCGAGCGGCGCCGGCTGGCGGGACGTGATCGATGCGCTGCGCCCGGCGACGCAGGCCATCTGGCAGGGCTTCGATGCTGTCGAGCGGCGGCGCTTCCTGCGCCATGTCCGGCCCTGGTGGGACATTCACCGCCATCGCATGTCACCGGAGATCGCCGCGCGCATTGCGCACCATCTCGCCAGCGGACGCCTCGTGGTGGAGGCGGCGCGTGGCGTGCGGCTGGATGCCCGCGACGCTGGCCTTGCCCTCGGCGTCCGGCCCCGCGGTTCAAGCCGGCTGGAGTGGCGGGAGGCGACCTACCTCATCAACTGCTCCGGACCCCAATCGGATTATCGCCGGGTGCAGGATCCGCTCGTGGCATCGCTCCTGCGCGAGGGGGTGGCGCGTCCCGACCCACTCGGGCAGGGGCTCGACGTCACGCCCCACAATGCCATCGTCGCGGCGGATGGCACCGCACATTCGTGCCTCTTCGGCATCGGGCCTGTGAGCAAGGGGCAGTTCTGGGAAATCGTCGCCGTCCCGGACATCCGGCGCCAGACCGCGGCCCTTGCGGACACCCTGGCCGACCGCATCGCCTGA
- a CDS encoding DeoR/GlpR family DNA-binding transcription regulator, which yields MPRRAAPETEAPSSAAAPIVSGADAASPDVSGRQQAIVERVREQGYVTIETLARLFDVSTQTVRRDIIRLDEAGLIQRFHGGAGQRENTARPAYSQKRTTSTDAKRAIAEACARMIPDGASVCLDVGTTVEAVARALLDHRSLHVVTTSVGAAAILAGAPVGDVVVTGGLMRGADGSLVGEQAIATLNGLRTDFAVIGCSGFDDEDGAIMDFDPLKVATKKAMIARARRTLLVADATKFARSAVVRVAEFEAVSTLITDAAPPDRLATRMAEAGCRLVVASGD from the coding sequence ATGCCCCGACGCGCTGCGCCCGAGACCGAAGCCCCCTCCTCTGCCGCCGCGCCTATCGTCTCCGGCGCCGACGCCGCTTCTCCCGATGTCTCCGGCCGCCAGCAGGCGATCGTGGAACGGGTGCGAGAGCAGGGCTATGTCACCATCGAAACCCTCGCCCGACTGTTCGACGTTTCCACCCAGACGGTGCGGCGCGACATCATTCGCCTCGATGAAGCCGGCCTCATCCAGCGCTTCCATGGCGGCGCGGGCCAGCGAGAGAACACCGCCCGCCCCGCCTACAGCCAGAAGCGCACCACCTCCACGGATGCCAAGCGCGCCATTGCCGAGGCGTGCGCGCGGATGATCCCAGACGGCGCCTCCGTCTGTCTCGATGTGGGCACGACGGTGGAAGCGGTCGCGCGCGCGCTTCTGGACCATCGCAGCCTGCATGTGGTCACGACCAGCGTCGGTGCCGCTGCGATCCTCGCGGGTGCGCCGGTGGGCGACGTGGTGGTGACGGGCGGCCTGATGCGCGGCGCGGACGGCTCGCTTGTGGGCGAGCAGGCGATTGCGACGTTGAACGGCCTGCGCACGGACTTCGCGGTGATCGGGTGCTCCGGCTTCGATGACGAGGACGGCGCCATCATGGATTTCGATCCGCTCAAGGTGGCGACCAAGAAGGCCATGATCGCCCGTGCCCGGCGAACCCTTCTGGTGGCCGACGCCACGAAGTTTGCCCGCTCCGCCGTCGTGCGGGTGGCCGAGTTTGAGGCCGTCTCGACCCTCATCACCGATGCCGCGCCCCCCGACCGTCTCGCCACGCGTATGGCGGAGGCCGGTTGTCGGCTCGTGGTGGCATCTGGCGACTGA
- a CDS encoding TIGR00725 family protein: protein MSSLAPASIPSLLWSEGGVLLRDGARFDPWALAWVALDGSVQGEAHAVTPCEALTRLNAEGQMRKVPVGIIGPKNANPEQETLAEALGRAFAKLGLTLLTGGRMGVMQAASRGAFSAGGLTIGIIPDGEWDTANPYVTVPLATGLGPARNAIVARACEALVAVGGEYGTLSEMAFGMHFDRLVLSMLNAPVVNGVVACATIEEVTERVALRVLRLDRPFGG from the coding sequence ATGTCTTCCCTCGCTCCCGCTTCCATCCCCTCTCTGCTCTGGTCCGAAGGCGGCGTCCTGCTGCGGGACGGCGCCCGCTTCGATCCCTGGGCGCTCGCCTGGGTCGCCCTGGACGGGTCGGTGCAGGGGGAGGCGCATGCGGTCACGCCGTGCGAGGCGCTGACGCGGCTCAACGCCGAGGGGCAGATGCGCAAGGTGCCGGTGGGCATCATCGGCCCCAAGAATGCCAATCCGGAGCAGGAGACGCTGGCAGAGGCGCTGGGGCGGGCCTTCGCCAAGCTCGGCCTGACGTTGCTGACGGGCGGGCGCATGGGGGTGATGCAGGCCGCGAGCCGGGGCGCCTTCTCCGCCGGCGGGCTCACCATCGGCATCATTCCGGATGGGGAATGGGACACCGCCAATCCCTATGTGACGGTCCCCCTTGCCACCGGCCTCGGTCCGGCGCGCAATGCGATCGTGGCCCGCGCCTGCGAGGCGCTGGTGGCGGTCGGCGGCGAATATGGAACGCTGAGCGAAATGGCCTTCGGCATGCATTTCGACCGGCTGGTGCTGTCCATGCTCAATGCCCCGGTGGTGAATGGCGTGGTGGCCTGCGCCACCATCGAGGAGGTGACCGAGCGGGTGGCGCTGCGCGTCCTGCGGCTGGATCGTCCGTTCGGTGGTTGA